The sequence below is a genomic window from Flavobacterium lipolyticum.
ACCGGCACGACGTGTACGCGACAATACCATAAAGCATACTTTAATTAACGCTGAGGAAACCCGCGAAGTAGTTATAAATGTTGTGAATTATGATTTGGTACAACAGACATCATTAGCCAGTACCGAATATGGTGATGGTGTAAATGAATTTATAAAAGCCGGATTGACACAAGTCCCGTCCGATTTTGTAAAACCTTATCGTGTAAAAGAGTCTCCGGTACAGTTTGAATGTAAAGTCACTCAGATTATTCCGTTGGGAGATCAGGGAGGCGCGGGAAATCTGATTCTTTGTGAAGTGGTTAAGCTTCATATCAGCGAAGCTGTTTTAGATGAAAACGGAGCCATCGATCAGCATAAAATAGACTTGGTTTCAAGATTGGGCAGTAATTGGTATTCCCGATCGAATCAGGGGCTTTTTGAAGTGCCTAAACCCTTGACAACTCTTGGGGTAGGAGTAGATGTAATTCCTGATTTTATTAAAGAAAGTCCTGTTTTTGATGGGAATGATCTTGGAAAATTAGGGAACATTGAAGCCTTGCCTACCACAGAAGAAGTTAGTATATTTGTGAAAGAAAATTTTTCGGTAAAAGGAGTTTTAAGCTCGGACGATCTCGAAAAAGTACATTTGGAAGCCAAAAAATATCTCAATAAAGATGATATTTCATCGGCCTGGAAAGTACTTTTAGCAAAACAATAAGAATAGAAACAATAATTAATATAGAAAGAAGATGGAAGTTACAGGTAAAGTAAAAGTGGTGAACCCAGAGCAACAAGTTAGTGCTGC
It includes:
- a CDS encoding flavin reductase family protein; translation: MISIDPKEIPTAKLQGYLQSAVGPRPIAFASTISAKGIPNLSPFSFFNVFSANPPILVFSPARRVRDNTIKHTLINAEETREVVINVVNYDLVQQTSLASTEYGDGVNEFIKAGLTQVPSDFVKPYRVKESPVQFECKVTQIIPLGDQGGAGNLILCEVVKLHISEAVLDENGAIDQHKIDLVSRLGSNWYSRSNQGLFEVPKPLTTLGVGVDVIPDFIKESPVFDGNDLGKLGNIEALPTTEEVSIFVKENFSVKGVLSSDDLEKVHLEAKKYLNKDDISSAWKVLLAKQ